The nucleotide sequence CTTGACGGATTCCGCCAACTTGTCGAAGGCGCCGCTGACGATGAAGAGAATGTGGCGGGTGTTGATGGTGCGCTTGCGGGGTTTGCCGCCGCGTTGCATCTCCATCATCGCCTGCATTTGGGAGGCGATGTCGTTTTGGCTGGTAAGGGATACGTCGGTTTCCTCCATCAATTTGAGCAGATTGATCTGCACGCCACGTCCGGAGACATCGCGTCCGCCGCTGGAGCCCGAGCTCTGGGCGATCTTGTCGATTTCATCAATGTAGACGATGCCGTATTGGGCGAGATCGACGTCCCCGTCGGCGGCTTTGACCAAATCACGGACAAGATCCTCGACATCGCCGCCCATGTAGCCCGTTTCGGAGAACTTTGTCGCATCCGCGCGCACGAACGGGACGCCGATCATGCGGGCGATGCAGCGCATCAAATATGTCTTGCCGACGCCGGTGGGCCCCAGGAGCAGGATATTCTGTTTGGCGTAGTCGCGTTCCCGCAGCGCCGGATTCTCTAAACACCGACGCACGTGGTTGTAATGATCGCAGATGGCCACCGAGAGAACTTTTTTGGCCTCTCGTTGCTGGATGACAAAACGGTCCAAGTGATCGCGGATTTCCCGCGGACGCAGGTTGAAATTGCGAATCCGATCGAGCACTTCTTCATGCGCTTTATCTTCGGAATCCGGTGCAGTGTAGGAACTTCCCCTATCTTCCGGGGTCACTCCAGATTGAGCTCCACCGCCAAACGGTGAAGAACGCAGTAGATCTTTGATCTGCTTTGGCAGTTGTTCGAATGGATCTTGAGGGGTTTTTTCACTCATTTTGGGCAGTTTAATCCGACGTAATTGATTGACCTTTTAAGACTTCTGAAAATCATCTGTTATCAAAATAAGTTATCATTTTTAACTAAGGAAAACTCTTCATGCCTACTAATCTTCCCAATCTCACGAAACGCGAAATCGTGCTTCAAATTTACGAGAAGACCGGATTTCCCCAAAAGGAAGTCGTGGAAACCGTTCAGATGACTCTGGACATCATCATGAACGCGCTCGCGGAAGGCCGCAATGTGGAGCTGCGTAATTTTGGTGTTTTGGAGGTGCAACGGCGTAAATCCCGGATTGGTCGCAACCCGAACAAACCGGCGGCGGAGGTCGTCATTCCTGAGCGGGCCGTGGTCAAGTTCAAGTCGGGCAAGATTCTCAAGCAGAAGCTCAAGCAGCTCGATATCGCCACGATCAACTGATCGGCGAAGACACCACAACCCTTTCCCAGCCGGATCTACGGATCCGGCTTTTTTGTGCCCGGTGGGAGCGCTCCAACGTTTTTCGGTTGGCGCTGACCGATCCCGCCGCCCAAGTTTCCCGATTCCATGGCTACGTTTCAGTCTTTGCCCGGTTTTCGTGAGTTCTATCCCGAGTCTTTAGCCCGTCGGAATCATCTGTTCCGATGCTGGCGGCAGTCCGCGCACGCGTATGGATTTCAAGAATACGACGCGCCCGTGCTCGAACCGCTCGATCTTTATAAAGCCAAGTCGGGCGACGAAATCGAGGCGCAGCTGTTCAGCTTTACCGACAAGGGCGGACGCGAGGTCGCGCTGCGTCCGGAGATGACCCCGACGGTGTGTCGGCTGGTGGGGGCCAAGGCCAACGCGCTGAAACGTCCGATCAAGTGGTTCAGCATCGCCGACTTTTACCGTTACGAGCGGATGCAGAAAGGCCGCGGTCGCTGCTTTGCCCAATTCAACGCCGACATCTTCGGCGAGGCCGGACCCGAAGCGGAGATCGAGTTGATCGGTTTGCTCGTGCAATGCCTGCGCGGATTGGGTCTCACGGCAGACGATTTTTACGTGCGACTCAGCGATCGCAATCTGTGGTTCTTTTACCTCGAAGCGCTCGGACTCAATGCGGAGCAAACGCGGAGCATGCTCGGTGCGATCGACAAGTATGAGCGCCTCGAAGATGCCGCCTTTAAAATCTACACGGACGCGCAGGGCGCTTTGGACGAGGTCATCAAGGCCAAGATCGTTGCCTTTCTCGGCATCAAAACGCTCGCCCAACTCGAAGCCGTGGTGGCCGATCTCGCCAGCGATGACCTCACGGCGCGGCTCGATGATTGGCGTCGCGTTTTGGGCGGCCTTGAGGCGATGGGTCTCAGTGATTTCGTGACGGTCGACCTCGGCGTGGTGCGTGGTCTGGCTTACTACACCGGCTTCGTGTTTGAAGCGTTCGACCGCAAGGGCGATCTGCGAGCGTTGGCGGGTGGTGGACGCTATGACGACCTCGTGAAAAAGCTCGGCGGTCCCGAGCTGCCGGCGGTGGGATTCGCGATTGGCGACATGACGATGGAGTTGTTGCTGGCGCAACGCGGCTTGCTGCCGGATTTGGTCAGCGCGCCGGACGTTTATGCCATCATCGGTGGGCCGGACGAGCGGCTGGCGGCCTTTGGCGATATCAATTTACTGCGTGCCGCGGGCTATCGCGTGGACTACCCGATGCGAGAACTCGGTTTCGGCAAACAGTTCAAAGTGGCGGCGGAATCCGGTGCCCGAGTGGCGTTGATTTACGGCAGCGATGAGTTGGCGCGAGGTGTCGTCAAACTCCGCGACATGACGCAGCGTGAAGAGGTGGAAATCCCACGCGACCAAGTTGCCGTCGCCGTGCGCGATTTCCTTACTGCGGAATGAATTCACCGATGCCCGCCCTTCGTTACCGCGTGCTGCCCGGCGACTTTGCGGTGTGTCGTCTCTCCCCGGATGAGGCTGAACCGTCGTGGGTGCGAGGGGCGGGATTTTGCAACGTCACCCGCACGGCGGAAGAGCTTTCCATCATATGCGCCGCCGAACGCGTGCCCGCCGAAATTCGGGCCGAACGCGGTTGGCGAGTGATGCAGGTAGTGGGGCCCTTACCTTTTGACGCCGTGGGTATCCTGGCACGGTTTGTCAGCCCCCTGGCCAAAGTGGGTATTCCGATTCTCGCCGCCGCGACATTCGACACCGACTACGTGCTGGTGCGACAGGATGCGTTGATGCTGGCCGAGCAGGCGCTGGCCCAAGCTGGGCACGAACACGTCGAGTAGGCTCAGGAGAGGTCGGCGGGACCAAATGCTCCCGGCAACAGCGCGGCGATGGTCGAGTCGATGCGTTCCTTGCCATCACACACACTCACGACCCGTGCAGTCGGTCCAAACTCGTGGATGACCTGCCGACAGGCTCCGCACGGCGCGGTGGCTCGGGCGGTGGGAGTGTAAACGACGACGCAGCTGAGCTGCTTTTTCCCCGCGGCGACGGCGGAGAATATGGCCGTGCGTTCGGCGCAATTGCACAGCCCGTAGGAGGCGTTCTCCACGTTGCAGCCGGTAAACACGTCGCCGTTGGACATCAGGACCGCCGCGCCGACCGTGAATTGAGAGTAGGGCGCGTAGGCCTTCTTCGCGGCAGCCTTGGCGGCACGTTCGAGTTTACGCAGGGTGGCGGCGGCAGGAGACGCAGGCATGGTGCTCAGAGGTTCATTTCGGCTTTGATGGTCGTAAAGGCCGCAATGGCGGCATCGAGATCTTCCTTGGTGTGGGCGGCACTTACCTGAGTGCGAATCCGGGCTTCGCCCTGCGGCACCACGGGATAAAAGAAACCGATGGCGTAGATCCCGAGTTCGAGCAGACGATTGGACACGCGTTGGGATAAGGCGGCATCACCGACCATGACGGGCACGATGGGATGCTCTCCGGCTTTCAAGTTGAGCCCCGCGGCTTCGAGGCCTGCCCGATAGTAGGCGGTGTTACTTTCGAGACGATCGCGCAGCGCGGTGGAGGCCTGCAACAGCTCCAACGTTTTCAATGAAGTGGCGGCGATCACAGGTGCGAGCGTGTTGGAGAATAGATATGGCCGCGAACGTTGGCGGAGCAGGGCCACGATGTCTTTGCGGGCGCTGACGTAGCCACCGCTGGCTCCGCCGAGCGCTTTGCCGAGAGTGCCGGTGACGATGTCGATACGGTCCATCACGCCACAGCGTTCGGGCGTGCCGCGTCCACGGGGACCGACGAAACCCACGGCATGGCTGTCGTCGACCATCACCATCGCGCCGTAGCGATCGGCGAGGTCGCAGATCTCGGCGAGGGGCGCGATGAAACCGTCCATCGAAAACACGCCATCTGTGACGATGAGTTTAAACCGTGCGCCCGCCGTATCGGCGGCCTGCAGTTGCGCCTCCAAATCGGCGAGGTCTCGGTTGCGGTAACGGAACCGTTTCGCTTTGCACAGCCGGATGCCATCGATGATCGAGGCGTGGTTGAGGGCGTCGCTGATGACGGCGTCTTCGGCCGTGAGTAGAGTCTCGAACACCCCGCCATTGGCGTCGAAGCACGATGAATACAGGATCGTGTCCTCGGCACCGAGAAACGCGCTGAGCGCCTGCTCCAAATCGCGGTGCACATCCTGGGTCCCGCAGATGAAACGCACCGAAGCGAGACCGTAGCCCCAGCGGTCCAGCGCCGCGTGGGCGGCGGCGACGACGTCGGGATGATTGCCGAGACCGAGATAGTTGTTGGCGCAAAAATTGAGCACTTCGCGACCGTCGTGCAGCGCGATGCGCGCGTCCTGCGGGGAGGTGATCAGGCGCTCGGTTTTGTGCAGTCCGGCGGCCGCGATTTCGTCGAGGGTCGAAGTGAGGTGGGCTTGGTAAGCGGGAGTCATGAGCGTGGTGAAGTTGAGCGCGTCGGCATCAGTGGGTGTTTTCCCAATCGAGAATGATTTTACCGGAGCGACCCGAGCGCATGAGGTCGAAACCTTCCTCGAAGGCGGTGAAGGGAAACCGGTGCGTGATGACCGGCGTGATATCCAGTCCGCTTTGGATGAGGGCGGTCATCTTATACCACGTCTCATACATTTCGCGGCCGTAGATGCCACGGAGTGTCAGCATGTTGAATACAACCTTGTTCCAATCGATGGCGGCCGATTCGGGCATGATGCCCAACAGCGCGATGCGCCCGCCGTGGGCCATGTTGTCGATCATTTCGCGCAGGGCGGCGGGGTTGCCCGACATCTCCAAACCGATGTCAAAACCCTCCTTCATTTTGATCTGTTGCTGCATGTCGCGCAGCGAAGCGTGGGCGACGTTCACGGTGGCCGTCGCGCCCATGCGGGCGGCCAGCGCGAGACGCTGGTCGTTGACATCGGTGACCACGATGTTGCGGGCCCCGGACTTGCGGGCGATGGCCGTGGCCATGCAACCGATGGGGCCGGCACCGGTGATCAGAATGTCTTCGCCCACGAGATCCCATTGCAGGGCGGTGTGC is from Synoicihabitans lomoniglobus and encodes:
- a CDS encoding glycine C-acetyltransferase, encoding MTPAYQAHLTSTLDEIAAAGLHKTERLITSPQDARIALHDGREVLNFCANNYLGLGNHPDVVAAAHAALDRWGYGLASVRFICGTQDVHRDLEQALSAFLGAEDTILYSSCFDANGGVFETLLTAEDAVISDALNHASIIDGIRLCKAKRFRYRNRDLADLEAQLQAADTAGARFKLIVTDGVFSMDGFIAPLAEICDLADRYGAMVMVDDSHAVGFVGPRGRGTPERCGVMDRIDIVTGTLGKALGGASGGYVSARKDIVALLRQRSRPYLFSNTLAPVIAATSLKTLELLQASTALRDRLESNTAYYRAGLEAAGLNLKAGEHPIVPVMVGDAALSQRVSNRLLELGIYAIGFFYPVVPQGEARIRTQVSAAHTKEDLDAAIAAFTTIKAEMNL
- the hisS gene encoding histidine--tRNA ligase, whose protein sequence is MATFQSLPGFREFYPESLARRNHLFRCWRQSAHAYGFQEYDAPVLEPLDLYKAKSGDEIEAQLFSFTDKGGREVALRPEMTPTVCRLVGAKANALKRPIKWFSIADFYRYERMQKGRGRCFAQFNADIFGEAGPEAEIELIGLLVQCLRGLGLTADDFYVRLSDRNLWFFYLEALGLNAEQTRSMLGAIDKYERLEDAAFKIYTDAQGALDEVIKAKIVAFLGIKTLAQLEAVVADLASDDLTARLDDWRRVLGGLEAMGLSDFVTVDLGVVRGLAYYTGFVFEAFDRKGDLRALAGGGRYDDLVKKLGGPELPAVGFAIGDMTMELLLAQRGLLPDLVSAPDVYAIIGGPDERLAAFGDINLLRAAGYRVDYPMRELGFGKQFKVAAESGARVALIYGSDELARGVVKLRDMTQREEVEIPRDQVAVAVRDFLTAE
- the tdh gene encoding L-threonine 3-dehydrogenase; its protein translation is MPERTMRAIAKTAAGPGLSLIETAVPQLGINDVLIRIKRTSICGTDVHIYNWDAWAEKTIKAPLIIGHEFVGEIVEVGQNVQGFVPGDLVDGEGHIVCGQCRNCLAGRRHLCKASRGVGVNRDGAFAEYLCLPASNAVHVDKSIPLDVLSCFDPLGNATHTALQWDLVGEDILITGAGPIGCMATAIARKSGARNIVVTDVNDQRLALAARMGATATVNVAHASLRDMQQQIKMKEGFDIGLEMSGNPAALREMIDNMAHGGRIALLGIMPESAAIDWNKVVFNMLTLRGIYGREMYETWYKMTALIQSGLDITPVITHRFPFTAFEEGFDLMRSGRSGKIILDWENTH
- a CDS encoding HU family DNA-binding protein, producing the protein MPTNLPNLTKREIVLQIYEKTGFPQKEVVETVQMTLDIIMNALAEGRNVELRNFGVLEVQRRKSRIGRNPNKPAAEVVIPERAVVKFKSGKILKQKLKQLDIATIN
- a CDS encoding ACT domain-containing protein — its product is MPALRYRVLPGDFAVCRLSPDEAEPSWVRGAGFCNVTRTAEELSIICAAERVPAEIRAERGWRVMQVVGPLPFDAVGILARFVSPLAKVGIPILAAATFDTDYVLVRQDALMLAEQALAQAGHEHVE
- a CDS encoding cytidine deaminase; protein product: MPASPAAATLRKLERAAKAAAKKAYAPYSQFTVGAAVLMSNGDVFTGCNVENASYGLCNCAERTAIFSAVAAGKKQLSCVVVYTPTARATAPCGACRQVIHEFGPTARVVSVCDGKERIDSTIAALLPGAFGPADLS
- a CDS encoding AAA family ATPase; translated protein: MSEKTPQDPFEQLPKQIKDLLRSSPFGGGAQSGVTPEDRGSSYTAPDSEDKAHEEVLDRIRNFNLRPREIRDHLDRFVIQQREAKKVLSVAICDHYNHVRRCLENPALRERDYAKQNILLLGPTGVGKTYLMRCIARMIGVPFVRADATKFSETGYMGGDVEDLVRDLVKAADGDVDLAQYGIVYIDEIDKIAQSSGSSGGRDVSGRGVQINLLKLMEETDVSLTSQNDIASQMQAMMEMQRGGKPRKRTINTRHILFIVSGAFDKLAESVKKRIQSSQIGFGAGATADTPLSEFLRHAQSRDIIDYGMEPEFVGRLPVRVACQSLTASDLQKVLLTSEGSILQQYRADFAGYKIDFDITPDAVAEIARRAHEENTGARGLMTVLEQVFRNFKFELPSTGITSFKIDESTVAKPEAALRELLSANADEQRDVLRSEVQAFADRFAEDHGFTLAFDEGAITALIEQSLAIDKTIRALCEERFHDFHHGLTLLAKDDTTTTIPITAEVVADPEKALSHWVVERFRHDTADSAKTATAAESE